The proteins below come from a single Papaver somniferum cultivar HN1 chromosome 11, ASM357369v1, whole genome shotgun sequence genomic window:
- the LOC113320276 gene encoding probable protein kinase At2g41970: protein MLCCAGTEEENHGPPANNQYTAPPKGGNQYGNDRGQQRSSQPTRANGPPKILPIEIPALALEDLNKITNNFGQKSLIGEGSYGRVFYGQLPTGDVAAIKKLDANTSQEPDSDFASQLSTVSRLKHEHFVELLGYCLDANNRILAYQYATMGTVHDILHGRKGVQGAEPGPVLTWPQRVKIAFGAARGLEYLHERVQPSIVHRDIRSSNVLLFHDFTAKIADFNLTNQSPDTAARLHSTRVLGTFGYHAPEYAMTGQLTLKSDVYSFGVVLLELLTGRKPVDHTMPKGQQSLVTWATPRLSEDKVKQCVDPKLNNDYPPKAIAKMAAVAALCVQYESDFRPNMTIVVKALQPLLASKPAGPDPNM from the exons ATGTTATGCTGTGCGGGAACGGAAGAGGAGAACCATGGACCCCCTGCTAATAACCAGTACACAGCCCCACCCAAAGGGGGGAATCAGTACG GGAATGATAGAGGACAACAGAGAAGTTCCCAACCAACCAGGGCTAATGGTCCTCCAAAGATCTTACCTATAGAAATACCAGCACTGGCCTTGGAGGATTTGAACAAAATTACAAACAATTTTGGACAAAAATCTTTAATTGGAGAAGGGTCATATGGACGGGTTTTCTACGGACAGTTGCCTACCGGGGATGTTGCTGCTATAAAAAAACTAGATGCCAATACATCACAAGAACCAGATTCTGATTTTGCATCTCAG ttatcaacagtttctaGACTAAAACACGAGCACTTTGTTGAGTTGCTGGGATACTGTTTGGATGCCAATAATCGTATCCTTGCTTATCAGTACGCAACGATGGGCACAGTACATGACATCTTACATG GTAGGAAAGGAGTACAAGGTGCAGAACCTGGTCCAGTTCTCACTTGGCCCCAACGAGTCAAAATTGCATTTGGTGCTGCGAGAGGTCTTGAGTACCTCCATGAAAGAGTCCAACCTTCTATAGTGCATCGGGATATCCGGTCTAGTAATGTTCTTCTGTTTCACGATTTTACTGCAAAAATAGCTGATTTCAATCTGACCAATCAGTCCCCAGATACAGCAGCTCGTTTACATTCAACTCGTGTCTTAGGAACCTTTGGATACCATGCTCCAGA GTATGCCATGACGGGGCAGTTAACCCTGAAGAGTGATGTTTACAGTTTCGGTGTTGTTCTGCTTGAGCTCTTGACAGGAAGAAAGCCAGTCGATCATACCATGCCTAAAGGACAACAGAGTCTCGTTACTTGG GCAACTCCAAGATTGAGTGAGGACAAGGTTAAGCAGTGTGTAGACCCAAAGCTAAACAACGACTACCCACCAAAGGCGATCGCCAAG atgGCAGCAGTTGCAGCATTGTGTGTTCAGTACGAGTCAGATTTTCGACCAAATATGACAATCGTTGTTAAAGCTCTCCAACCTCTTCTGGCCTCAAAACCAGCTGGACCTGATCCCAACATGTAA